One window from the genome of Hyalangium ruber encodes:
- a CDS encoding site-specific DNA-methyltransferase, which yields MPFLDWVNKAQAVEAASRVPHHLLEFQSAHGEGGAENLLIQGDNLAALKALVPSHRGQVRCICIDPPYNTQSGFELYDDKLEHAQWLSMMYPRLVLLRELLREDGSLWVTLDDNEAHYAKVLMDEVFGRENFVTSICWEKVYTLKNTAKNFSEMHDFVLVYARSQASWAANLLPRGEKQNRAFKNPDADPRGPWIDSAVHARNFYSKGSYSVVGPTGKSFSPPPGRYWTVSEENFRALDAEKRIWWGADGKNAPRKKTFLTEVKAGVVPGTIWSHEEAGHNAEAKAEIKALFGRDEEIFITPKPERLIERILHIATEPGDLVLDSFLGSGTTAAVAHKMGRRWIGVELGEHARTHCLPRLEKVVAGEQGGISESVGWKGGGGFRFYTLGERVTAPDRSSASDVSSARGSKPR from the coding sequence ATGCCCTTCCTGGACTGGGTGAACAAGGCGCAAGCCGTGGAGGCCGCCTCGCGGGTGCCACACCACCTGCTCGAGTTCCAGTCCGCTCACGGTGAAGGGGGGGCAGAGAACCTCCTCATCCAGGGCGACAACCTCGCCGCGCTGAAGGCGCTGGTGCCGTCCCACCGGGGCCAGGTGCGGTGCATCTGCATCGACCCGCCGTACAACACGCAGTCCGGCTTCGAACTCTACGATGACAAGCTCGAGCATGCGCAGTGGCTGTCGATGATGTACCCGCGCTTGGTGCTCTTGAGGGAGTTGCTCCGCGAGGACGGGAGCCTCTGGGTGACGCTGGATGACAACGAGGCGCACTACGCCAAGGTGCTGATGGACGAGGTGTTCGGGCGGGAGAACTTCGTGACGTCCATCTGCTGGGAGAAGGTGTACACGCTCAAGAACACGGCGAAGAACTTCTCGGAGATGCACGACTTCGTCCTGGTCTACGCGCGCTCCCAGGCTTCATGGGCCGCCAACCTGCTGCCTCGCGGAGAGAAGCAGAACCGAGCCTTCAAGAACCCGGACGCTGATCCGCGGGGGCCCTGGATCGATAGCGCGGTGCATGCGCGCAATTTCTACAGCAAGGGGAGCTATTCGGTGGTGGGGCCCACGGGGAAGAGTTTCTCACCGCCGCCGGGCAGATACTGGACCGTGTCCGAGGAGAACTTCCGGGCGCTCGACGCGGAGAAGCGGATCTGGTGGGGGGCGGATGGGAAGAATGCGCCGCGCAAGAAGACCTTCCTCACCGAGGTGAAGGCGGGCGTGGTGCCGGGGACGATCTGGAGCCACGAGGAGGCGGGGCACAACGCCGAGGCGAAGGCGGAGATCAAAGCGCTCTTCGGTCGGGATGAGGAGATCTTCATCACGCCGAAGCCTGAACGGTTGATCGAGCGAATCCTCCACATCGCCACCGAGCCGGGAGATCTGGTCCTCGACTCCTTTCTCGGCTCGGGGACGACAGCCGCGGTGGCGCACAAGATGGGCCGCCGTTGGATTGGCGTCGAACTGGGCGAGCACGCGCGGACGCACTGTCTCCCGCGTCTGGAGAAAGTGGTGGCCGGTGAGCAGGGCGGTATCTCGGAGTCAGTAGGCTGGAAGGGGGGAGGGGGCTTCCGCTTCTACACGCTGGGTGAGCGCGTGACCGCCCCGGACAGGAGTTCGGCGTCCGACGTGAGCAGCGCCAGGGGTTCGAAGCCCAGGTAG
- a CDS encoding SNF2-related protein, translating into MRRWLTREALREAAGPQMFKVGQACLEQHRVTSFDALPDTLQGQVLNRHGRPYTVVISADAEGFSCDCQCPTFHERGICKHAVALGLAFLESGGAVSDRSIPPPPTERPRTPQALQAWLEAHHLTHARRMPLSVVGPFLSEGVPGLMGLYALAHLPVTAPLDGTLNLRRQARGAATQTQLEEAAWAWLGAEAERVRRGLELEQERVSAPRSPPADARLGLWKEALERARLRVREHAVPRLLPGRPVITLHERPVRLFVEEPGSSDAFAAGDGWGGSLKVRVVVDAFALLDEQEGLSCWCTPKGPARCVHALAALDALLDMLADPREAPRNARLAELLFVVPSREILAAFDKAATQAHAQERPASACRLTFRLEGLEGRQPRLRPYLHRVLKRGGLSSKGSPVSWRDREEARAALSEPRELEALELCELISRLPLSSDGYALLLRALRLLMHSPRLFGASRPDVPLQVREAPLGFAFGESEQGLTVHPAIEGVPFRPGELLPPSGGSEAPLPWLLFEPELPRLTLVSILPGARPVLTTLQEYGSRLPGNVRPALLGTLASLETAYPVSLPESLEARALPAEPGLLLRLRAVGEEGLEGTLLVRPLPEAPPLPVGEGSAEVRGTRAGERVVVRRDVEAERAEAQTLRERLGVPASDSLSHFTLEAAEAALDMLERLEPLRGPLLRVEWEEQPWKVSSAVDARGLRVEVRRQRDWFGVEGGVEVDGEKVDLAVVLEALRRRRRYVPLGHGRWLRLTEALRERLTPLADLAHPTREGLEVCTAAAPVLDALSEAGVEVHAPPDWRRLATRIRKAQAREFPLPEGLKAELRDYQREGFQWMARLAEWGGGGCLADDMGLGKTLQTLALLLQRAKKGPALVVAPTSVCSNWAREAARFAPELRVKSYREADREQLLARLKAGDVLLVSYGLLVRDIERFSAVSFATLVVDEAQAAKNPDTVRARALREVQAEARVALTGTPVENRLSELWSLFRIVFPGLLGSREAFRTRFATPIERQKDPAARAALSRVLRPFLLRRTKAEVARELPPRIETIVPITLSEGERRLYESVRLAVLARVGAGVSEGQRFELLAALTRLRQLACHPQLGAPDSGLPSSKLERLLELVEELRAEGSRALIFSQFVQLLGLARQALEARGVTLQYLDGKTPPDERQARVEAFQRGEGEVFLISLKAGGTGLNLTAADHVIHLDPWWNPAVEDQATDRAHRIGQTRPVTVSRLVAEGTVEEAIIALHAEKRELAASLLSEAQGAAALSPEQLLDLLRFTAEAPASQEE; encoded by the coding sequence TTGCGACGATGGCTCACCCGCGAGGCGCTGCGAGAAGCAGCCGGGCCTCAGATGTTCAAGGTGGGGCAGGCGTGCCTGGAGCAACACCGCGTCACCTCCTTCGATGCGTTGCCCGATACGCTGCAGGGCCAGGTGCTCAACCGCCATGGCCGTCCCTACACCGTCGTCATCTCGGCCGACGCGGAGGGCTTCTCCTGCGATTGCCAGTGTCCGACCTTCCACGAGCGCGGCATCTGCAAGCACGCCGTCGCGCTCGGGCTCGCGTTCCTCGAAAGCGGCGGGGCTGTCTCGGACCGCTCCATTCCCCCACCGCCCACCGAGCGGCCCCGGACGCCGCAGGCGCTCCAGGCGTGGTTGGAGGCGCACCACCTGACCCATGCTCGGCGCATGCCCCTGTCCGTGGTCGGACCGTTCCTGTCCGAGGGAGTCCCCGGGCTCATGGGGCTCTACGCGCTGGCGCACCTGCCCGTCACGGCGCCGCTGGATGGAACGTTGAACCTGCGCCGCCAGGCCCGCGGTGCCGCGACGCAGACCCAGTTGGAGGAGGCCGCGTGGGCGTGGCTGGGCGCGGAGGCCGAACGGGTGCGCCGGGGACTCGAGCTCGAGCAGGAGCGGGTCTCCGCGCCTCGCTCACCTCCCGCGGACGCGCGCCTGGGGCTTTGGAAGGAAGCCCTGGAGCGTGCCCGCCTCCGCGTGCGGGAGCATGCCGTGCCGCGGCTCCTGCCCGGCAGACCGGTCATCACCCTCCACGAGCGGCCGGTGCGCCTCTTCGTCGAAGAGCCCGGCAGCTCAGACGCCTTCGCTGCGGGGGATGGCTGGGGCGGCTCGCTGAAGGTGCGCGTGGTGGTGGACGCGTTCGCGCTGCTCGATGAGCAGGAGGGGCTCTCCTGCTGGTGTACCCCGAAAGGGCCCGCGCGCTGTGTGCATGCCCTGGCCGCGCTCGATGCGCTGCTCGACATGCTGGCGGACCCGCGGGAGGCACCTCGCAACGCACGGCTCGCCGAGCTGCTCTTCGTGGTCCCCAGCCGGGAGATCCTCGCTGCCTTTGACAAGGCCGCCACGCAGGCCCATGCGCAGGAGCGGCCCGCGAGCGCCTGTCGCCTCACTTTTCGACTGGAGGGGCTCGAGGGCCGACAGCCCCGGTTGCGCCCCTACCTCCACCGGGTGCTGAAGCGGGGAGGGCTCTCCAGCAAGGGAAGCCCGGTGAGCTGGAGGGACCGCGAGGAGGCCCGCGCCGCGCTCTCGGAGCCCCGCGAGTTGGAAGCCCTCGAGCTGTGTGAACTCATCTCCCGACTGCCCCTCTCCAGCGATGGGTATGCGCTGTTGCTACGAGCATTGCGCCTGCTCATGCACAGCCCGCGGCTCTTCGGGGCGTCTCGGCCGGATGTCCCGCTGCAAGTGCGCGAGGCTCCGCTGGGCTTCGCGTTCGGCGAGAGCGAGCAGGGGCTCACGGTCCACCCGGCCATCGAGGGCGTGCCCTTCCGGCCCGGGGAGCTGCTGCCTCCGTCGGGAGGGAGCGAGGCGCCCCTTCCCTGGCTCCTGTTCGAGCCGGAGCTGCCGCGCCTGACCTTGGTCTCCATTCTTCCCGGGGCGCGCCCCGTGCTCACCACGCTGCAGGAGTACGGGAGCCGGTTGCCGGGCAACGTGCGCCCGGCACTGCTGGGCACGCTGGCGAGCCTGGAGACCGCCTACCCCGTGTCCCTTCCCGAGTCGCTGGAGGCGCGCGCCCTGCCCGCCGAGCCGGGCTTGCTGCTGCGCCTTCGGGCAGTAGGGGAGGAGGGGCTGGAAGGGACGCTCCTCGTCCGTCCCCTGCCAGAGGCTCCGCCGCTGCCCGTGGGCGAGGGAAGCGCGGAGGTACGGGGAACGCGCGCCGGCGAGCGGGTGGTGGTGCGGCGTGACGTGGAGGCCGAGCGCGCCGAGGCCCAGACGTTGCGGGAGCGCCTCGGCGTGCCGGCGAGCGACTCGCTGTCGCACTTCACGCTGGAGGCCGCGGAGGCGGCGCTGGACATGTTGGAGCGCCTGGAGCCGCTGCGAGGGCCGCTCCTGCGAGTGGAGTGGGAGGAGCAGCCCTGGAAGGTCTCCAGCGCCGTGGATGCGCGCGGACTACGGGTGGAGGTGCGACGCCAGCGGGACTGGTTTGGCGTGGAAGGCGGCGTGGAGGTGGACGGGGAGAAGGTGGACCTGGCGGTGGTGTTGGAGGCCCTGCGCCGCCGTCGCCGCTACGTGCCGTTGGGGCATGGCCGTTGGCTGCGGCTCACCGAGGCGCTGCGCGAGCGGCTCACGCCCCTGGCGGACCTGGCGCACCCGACGCGAGAAGGGCTGGAGGTGTGTACCGCGGCGGCGCCCGTGTTGGACGCGTTGAGCGAGGCGGGCGTGGAGGTGCATGCCCCACCCGACTGGCGCCGGCTCGCCACGCGGATCCGCAAAGCCCAGGCGCGCGAGTTTCCCCTACCCGAGGGGCTGAAGGCGGAGCTGCGCGACTACCAGCGCGAGGGCTTCCAGTGGATGGCGCGGCTCGCCGAATGGGGAGGAGGCGGGTGCCTGGCTGATGACATGGGGCTGGGCAAGACGCTGCAGACGCTGGCCCTGTTGCTGCAGCGCGCGAAGAAGGGCCCGGCGCTGGTGGTGGCTCCCACCTCCGTGTGCTCCAACTGGGCGCGCGAGGCGGCGCGCTTCGCCCCCGAGCTGCGGGTGAAGTCCTATCGCGAGGCCGATCGGGAGCAGCTGCTCGCCCGGCTGAAGGCGGGGGACGTGCTGCTCGTCAGCTACGGGCTGCTGGTGCGCGACATCGAGCGCTTCTCCGCCGTTAGCTTCGCCACCCTCGTGGTGGACGAGGCCCAGGCCGCGAAGAACCCGGACACGGTGCGGGCGCGCGCGCTGCGCGAGGTTCAGGCCGAGGCGCGGGTGGCCCTCACTGGCACGCCGGTGGAGAACCGTCTCTCGGAGCTGTGGAGCCTCTTCCGCATCGTCTTCCCGGGGCTGCTCGGCAGTCGCGAGGCTTTCCGCACACGCTTCGCCACGCCCATCGAGCGCCAGAAGGACCCCGCCGCCCGCGCCGCGCTCTCGCGGGTGCTTCGCCCCTTCCTCCTGCGGCGCACCAAGGCCGAGGTGGCGCGAGAGCTGCCCCCGCGCATCGAGACGATCGTCCCCATCACCCTCTCGGAAGGCGAGCGCCGGTTGTACGAGAGCGTGCGGCTCGCAGTGCTGGCGCGCGTGGGTGCGGGGGTGAGCGAGGGCCAGCGCTTCGAGCTGTTGGCGGCCCTCACCCGGCTGCGGCAGCTGGCCTGCCACCCCCAGCTGGGAGCTCCGGACTCGGGGCTGCCCTCCTCGAAGCTGGAGCGCCTGCTGGAGCTGGTGGAGGAGTTGCGCGCCGAGGGGAGCCGGGCGCTCATCTTCAGTCAGTTCGTCCAACTGCTGGGTCTGGCGCGCCAGGCGCTGGAGGCGCGGGGCGTGACGCTGCAGTACCTCGACGGGAAGACGCCTCCCGATGAGCGCCAGGCGCGGGTGGAGGCGTTCCAGCGTGGCGAGGGAGAGGTATTCCTCATCTCGCTCAAGGCGGGCGGCACGGGCCTGAACCTCACCGCGGCCGACCACGTCATCCACCTGGACCCGTGGTGGAACCCGGCCGTGGAGGACCAGGCCACGGATCGGGCGCACCGCATCGGTCAGACGCGGCCCGTCACGGTGTCGCGGCTGGTGGCCGAGGGCACCGTGGAGGAGGCCATCATCGCGCTGCACGCCGAGAAGCGAGAGCTGGCCGCGAGCCTGCTGTCGGAGGCCCAGGGGGCCGCCGCGCTCAGCCCCGAGCAGCTCCTGGACCTGCTGCGCTTCACCGCCGAGGCCCCGGCTTCCCAGGAGGAGTAG